A genomic window from Elusimicrobiota bacterium includes:
- a CDS encoding radical SAM protein: MSDWTPPQGGRTQKLVLFTGFSCNSHCHFCIDLNKRDLPDKSTRQIVEEMVQAKAQGVEYLEMIGGETTIRRDFIPLVKTAKKLGFKDIVVVTNGRMLAYPEFAKETVAAGVTDLVFSVHGHDAKLHDELTYAEGSFDDLLKGIENVRKEGLERIFGNCTVIKQNMRHLPDIARLFLKLKIHHVEYIFVDPTYGGAYTNFNGLVPRISDAAPFMREALDIGRAGGTKDFVARYVPLCHFPDHLDQISEIREVATFRTRHWAPDFKNDDVGAGRAVAGRSKPAKCAGCSLFDRCEGVWNEYLKRVGDDELKPLVHA, translated from the coding sequence ATGAGCGACTGGACGCCGCCGCAGGGCGGGCGCACGCAGAAGCTGGTGCTCTTCACGGGCTTCTCCTGCAACAGCCACTGCCACTTCTGCATCGACCTCAACAAGCGCGACCTGCCGGACAAGTCCACGCGCCAGATCGTGGAGGAGATGGTCCAGGCCAAAGCCCAGGGCGTCGAGTACCTCGAGATGATCGGCGGCGAGACGACCATCCGCCGGGACTTCATCCCGCTGGTCAAGACCGCCAAGAAGCTCGGCTTCAAGGACATCGTCGTCGTGACCAACGGCCGCATGCTCGCGTATCCCGAGTTCGCGAAGGAGACCGTCGCGGCGGGAGTGACCGACCTCGTTTTCTCCGTCCACGGCCACGACGCCAAGCTGCACGACGAGCTGACGTACGCCGAGGGCTCGTTCGACGACCTCCTGAAGGGCATCGAGAACGTCCGGAAGGAGGGCCTGGAGCGCATCTTCGGGAACTGCACGGTCATCAAGCAGAACATGAGGCACCTGCCGGACATAGCCCGGCTTTTTTTGAAGCTCAAGATACACCACGTCGAGTATATCTTCGTCGACCCGACCTACGGCGGCGCCTACACCAACTTCAACGGCCTGGTGCCCCGTATCTCCGACGCAGCTCCGTTTATGAGAGAAGCGCTCGACATCGGCCGCGCCGGGGGGACCAAGGACTTCGTCGCCCGCTACGTCCCGCTGTGCCACTTCCCGGACCACCTCGACCAGATCTCGGAGATCCGCGAGGTCGCGACCTTCCGCACGCGCCACTGGGCCCCGGACTTCAAGAACGACGACGTCGGGGCGGGCCGCGCGGTCGCCGGCCGCAGCAAGCCCGCGAAATGCGCCGGCTGCTCGCTGTTCGACCGCTGCGAGGGCGTCTGGAACGAGTACCTCAAGCGCGTCGGAGACGACGAGCTCAAGCCCCTGGTCCATGCCTGA
- a CDS encoding radical SAM protein: protein MADAPRIMTELPKLERIDRESFDGTKCFDILLNYNCSAKCLFCSQDFEWRKEPNDLPFEKAVEFMYMAYKNGYRRLGFTGGEPTIRPELPKLIALAKKIGYGYVRIQTNGIRIADYEYAKTLRDAGLTFVKYSLHGHTAELHDRLVAVPGAFEKNLRSIENLKKLNVGIGVNIVLNELNYRHLVEFYELFLLKLQLSNFVIIAPLYEGNMKLNAKVGAKIGVTMTEIAPYIKKAYEVFTKINYPKPPLLLHFTPCVLPGYEQQMLGWSAFNTMVVNPLGEKRDLDQTAQAHTMKTDECKKCVYNDRCIGWDASYARYFGTDEIKPILEVPERYDARAPRMEKHEGRGGVLTDNEQCVLEVLKIKNNVTTKQFLAVAESLPLCKDCKDENAVIHAAETLIKMGVVAREFVKGKYLWSLKGELRS from the coding sequence GTGGCTGACGCTCCCCGGATCATGACGGAGCTGCCGAAGCTCGAGCGGATCGACCGCGAGAGCTTCGACGGCACGAAGTGCTTCGACATCCTGCTCAACTACAACTGCTCGGCGAAATGCCTGTTCTGCTCCCAGGACTTCGAGTGGCGCAAGGAGCCCAACGACCTGCCCTTTGAGAAGGCCGTGGAGTTCATGTACATGGCTTACAAGAACGGCTATCGCCGCCTGGGCTTCACCGGCGGTGAACCGACCATCCGGCCGGAACTCCCCAAGCTCATCGCGCTGGCCAAGAAGATAGGCTACGGCTACGTGCGCATCCAGACGAACGGGATCCGCATCGCGGATTACGAGTACGCGAAGACGCTCAGGGACGCTGGACTGACCTTCGTGAAGTACTCGCTGCACGGCCACACGGCCGAGCTCCATGACAGATTGGTGGCCGTTCCCGGCGCCTTCGAGAAGAATCTCCGCTCGATCGAGAACCTCAAAAAACTGAACGTCGGCATCGGCGTCAACATCGTCTTGAACGAGCTGAACTATAGACATCTGGTCGAGTTCTACGAGCTGTTCCTGCTCAAGCTCCAGCTGTCGAACTTCGTGATCATCGCGCCCCTGTACGAGGGCAACATGAAGCTCAACGCGAAGGTCGGCGCCAAGATCGGCGTGACGATGACGGAGATCGCGCCGTACATCAAGAAGGCCTACGAGGTCTTCACCAAGATCAACTACCCGAAGCCTCCTCTCCTCCTCCATTTCACGCCCTGCGTCCTGCCCGGCTACGAGCAGCAGATGCTGGGCTGGTCCGCCTTCAACACGATGGTCGTCAATCCTCTGGGCGAGAAGCGCGACCTCGACCAGACGGCGCAGGCGCACACGATGAAGACCGACGAGTGCAAGAAGTGCGTCTACAACGACCGCTGCATCGGCTGGGACGCGAGCTACGCGCGCTACTTCGGCACCGACGAGATCAAGCCGATCCTCGAGGTCCCCGAGCGCTACGACGCCCGCGCGCCGCGCATGGAGAAGCACGAGGGCCGCGGCGGCGTCCTGACCGACAACGAGCAGTGCGTGCTCGAGGTCCTCAAGATCAAGAACAACGTCACGACCAAGCAGTTCCTCGCCGTGGCCGAGTCCCTCCCGCTGTGCAAGGACTGCAAGGACGAGAACGCGGTCATCCACGCCGCGGAGACCTTGATCAAGATGGGCGTCGTCGCGCGCGAGTTCGTGAAGGGCAAGTACCTGTGGTCGCTGAAAGGGGAGCTCCGCTCATGA
- a CDS encoding radical SAM protein, with protein MPDFPIWPQCNIACVFCSNPVEGFRHTTDKYSLNELKKKLADYKSGLRTFVKFDEERDYFNLTGGEPTNHPDFLKLLAHIRTEFPRNLIRLLSNGRMFAYEDFARRTCGIGQHPFEIAVPMFGPTAATHESTSRTPGSFAQTTLGLRHLQRHRKPGQLVEIRIIMTKVQARYLDGLLDFLLAEFPWVDRVVFLFEEIEGFAEQYKGQLKFTQSECSAHLDRNYEKLKRFKDARLYHFSLCTVPTRLWPFVWNTLAGFKVTYQEGCRTKCAYKAQCVGVHRSYIKHMGAPDIAPIVEPRAVTLTGDPFHPVDAA; from the coding sequence ATGCCTGACTTCCCGATCTGGCCTCAATGCAATATCGCGTGCGTGTTCTGCTCGAACCCGGTCGAGGGCTTCCGGCACACGACGGACAAGTATTCCCTCAACGAGCTCAAGAAGAAGCTGGCCGACTACAAGTCCGGCCTGCGCACCTTCGTCAAGTTCGACGAGGAGCGCGACTACTTCAACCTGACCGGCGGCGAGCCGACGAACCACCCCGATTTCCTGAAGCTGCTCGCCCACATCCGCACCGAGTTCCCGCGGAACCTGATCCGCCTGCTCAGCAACGGGCGCATGTTCGCCTACGAGGATTTCGCGCGGCGGACCTGCGGCATCGGCCAGCACCCGTTCGAGATCGCGGTGCCGATGTTCGGCCCGACGGCGGCGACGCACGAGAGCACCTCTCGCACCCCCGGGAGCTTCGCTCAGACGACGCTCGGCCTGCGTCACCTTCAGCGGCACCGCAAGCCCGGACAGCTCGTCGAGATCCGGATCATCATGACGAAGGTGCAGGCGCGCTACCTCGACGGCTTGCTGGACTTCCTGCTCGCCGAGTTCCCATGGGTCGACCGCGTCGTCTTCCTGTTCGAGGAGATCGAGGGCTTCGCGGAGCAGTACAAGGGCCAGCTGAAGTTCACGCAGTCCGAGTGCTCCGCTCATCTCGACCGCAACTACGAGAAGCTCAAGCGCTTCAAGGACGCCCGCCTCTACCACTTCTCGCTGTGCACGGTGCCGACCCGGCTGTGGCCCTTCGTCTGGAACACGCTCGCGGGGTTCAAGGTGACGTACCAGGAGGGCTGCCGGACGAAGTGCGCGTACAAGGCCCAGTGCGTCGGCGTCCATCGCAGCTACATCAAGCACATGGGCGCGCCCGACATCGCCCCCATCGTCGAGCCGCGCGCGGTGACCCTGACCGGCGATCCCTTCCACCCGGTGGACGCGGCGTGA